The Camelus dromedarius isolate mCamDro1 chromosome 36, mCamDro1.pat, whole genome shotgun sequence genome segment GGGGGTCTGACGGCACTGGCTCCATCACAGTGAGGTCTGCCACCGGCGACGGAGATGCGTTGTGTGTTACAGAAGAGGAGCTGGCTGGTGACGACGAGGACATGCCGTCCTTCCCGTGCACGCAGGAGGGTAAGGGCTCTGGGGTGGTCTGCTGTCTTCTGTCTCGGCTgagagcccctccctgcctccatccccaggctggggagagacTTGCCTTTCTGCATGGCTTCAAAGGAGGGTGCTGCTCCTTCCCTGCTGCTCCCTGGAGGGTGAAAGGAAAGAGCTGCACAGACCTGGGTTAAGCAGTACGGAGGAAGTCAAAGTTTGACACAAGGGACATCTGTCCCCAGAGGTCCCTTTGAGACCTGTCTGGGACCTCTGCCATCTCTTCCAGTCTGTCCCCTTTGTCATATCCTATGCTGTCCAAGTGGCCTGTCCTTCTCAGGCCACCAGGACTCACTTCGCATGTGGTTAATCCGAGAAACCAAAGCTCTCAGAACTGTTACTTGGAGTAGGTCTTCCTGGTGGGATTCATCATAGGTTAGAGCAGCTGTTCCCAAACTTGGCTGTACGTTGTAATCACCCAGTGGTGCCTGAGACCGATGCTGAGAAATTGTGATTTCTTTTACTCTGAAGTGTGGACAGGGCATCAGGATTGTTAAACATTCCTGGTACTTGTATTGTGCAGCCGAAGTTGACTTCTCCTTCGAAATTTCACAGCTGGGAACATCACTGCATTCCTGCTGGGTGCTGGCCACCTCCCAGAGTAGTCAGGaacacctgcctccctccttcctccataATGGGGACCATCTGATACACTGGAACCTTCTGTTTGGTTTCCAGGAGAACTGCTGGTTACCTGCAAGTTTGGGGACTGGTGACCAACCTTCTAGCTGTCTTGGGGCTGAGGGGTTTCCCAGGGTAtgtgattttcagttttaaaactgaagacTGTCTTGGCAAACCATCCTGGTTTGACCCATACTGAAGAGTTCCCATAAGAGGAGACTTTCAGGGCTAAAATCTGGGAAAGTCCTAGGCAAACTGGGACAAGTTGTTCACCTAGTGGTGAAGCGAGGCTGGTGGCCCTGTGTTGTGGACCATGAGTAAGGCTGATGTTTTGGAAAGAGGTGTTTCCCCATCCCATGGGCTGAATAACGATGCCATAGAGAGAGAATGATGGTGCGAAGGGGGTGCCCTTTGAAGGCCTCCATCTCTGGTCTCGCCTATTCCTGAAAGCTCTAAGACCTTGAGACTAGGCAGTGAGATGGGtcaagatgaggactgagaacaGCATCCTCTCCGAGACTGGTTCAAAATGTGGTGAGACAGGCCAGCGCGGGAGCGTGGAACTGACCCTTCAGCTGCAGCCTCAGTCACTGGCCCCCTTTTCCACCCCCTACAGGCCGGCCGGGGCCCCGCTGCAGCCGCTGTCAGAAAAACCTGTCTTTGCACACGTCCGTGCGGATCCTTTACCTCTTCCTGGCCCTGCTCCTGGTGGCCGTGGCCGTGCTGGCCTCTCTGGGTGAGTGCAGGCTCTCAGTACCAGCAGGCTAGTGCAGGGCTCTCTACCCTGGGCTGCAGGGGATTTCTCATCAGGGGTTTGTCCTGCACTAAAACCCCCTACAAAGCCTGATACAGGTCTCAGTGGCTCAGGGTCCAGAACCAGCATCTTTCTGGCCAGAGGATCTTAATGCTTGATTCAAACTGTCAAGACTAGCTTCCAATTTCTGGTCAAtgattagctgtgtggccttgagcaaggcATGTcccctctcagggcctctgtttTCCTGTTGGTAAATGAGAGGATGGGACAAGACTGTGATTCTCAGTTTCAGCCCcaaattagaatcacctggaagtcATTCAAAAATACcgatgcctgggccccaccccggATACTGgaataattcagtatttttaagctCTTCAGTTGATTCTGGTGTGCATCCAGGGCTGAGATCACCGGATCTGACAATGTCCAAGCCCTTTCCATGGTCTTTGTGTTTCTCAACAAAATGAGGTTGACGCCTGCCTGCATCAAGGTCGTCCCCAAgatttgttaaaatgcaaattcctgggtCTCACCCAGACCTACAAATTTAGGATCCTGCAGGGAAGGCCCAGGAATCTGAAGTTTGGTGGTTCTCATCACACTACAGTTTGTATGACTGTGATAGCTGACCCAGGTGATGGCACACTGCCAGATTCTGATAACTTCTGCCTTCACGATGCTAACAGTCtatgtttaaaagtgaaaacaaatttgAAAGCTTCTTActgcaactccattccattcttAGCTTCAGATTGAAAAAATCTTTACTAAGGGAAGCCAGTAGATTGGTTTGTTCCAATGGACTAGATGTTGGAGAAAAGGCTGGAACTCAGGTGAggcaagggaggcagggaggatgcCACATTCCTGGTGCTGACCCTGGACTTGTGCGTCCCCTTAACAGGATGGTGGCTGGTCCCTGCCCTAGTTAGAGATATTCAGTAACTGGCTTTCTTGGCTTGAAGATAAGAGGCCAGCATATTAAtgatttgaacagatacttcagtCATCATCCAATAATCCTGAAGATGTTAATTAACTCCAACACAAAGcaagcacctactatgcaccaggtGTTAGGAACACTGAGATGAGTCCATTACATTTCACCATCAAAAGGAGTGGTTCTCAATCTTGTCAGCACATTAGAATTCCTctgagaacatttaaaaacactggtgcccaccccaatgttcacagtagcattatttacaatagccaagacatggaagcaacctaaatgtccatcaacagatgactggataaagaagatttggtatatttatacaatggaacactactgagtcataaacaagaatgaaataatgcaatttgcagcaacatggatggacctagagatgatcatgctaagtgaagtaagtcagacagagaaagacaaatatcatatgacatcacttatgcgtgcaatctaaaaaaaatgatataaatgaacttatttacaaaacagaaagagattcacagacatagaaaacaaatttatggttatagggaaggaaaggaggggagggataaattaggagtttgggattagcagatacaaagtattatatatagaatagatgaacaacaaggtcttaatccatagcacagggaactacattcagtatcttgtaataacctataatgaaaaagaatataaaaaagaatatatgtaactgaatcgctatgctatacaccagaaactaacacattataaacttcTATTAAGAAGTTCCAtttttccattaagaaaataaataaaataaaacgaaAACAAAAAGATATGGGTGCCAGAGCCTTTCTCTCCAGAGGAATGAAATCGGGTCTCTGGGTGGGACCCAGGCCTTAACTGTTCAGGAAATCTCCTCAGATGGTTCCGATGTGTGCccagttaagaaccactgatttCAAGAATTttcccagcccctcaccctcaTTTAGCCCCACCTTCTCTCTGCTAAATCACTTTGGCATCTCAGAAAGTGGCCAAAATCCTGGCCCCCGGGGAGGGTGAGGAGCTGGGGCCCTGCCGTTCAGAGGCAGCAAACTGATCTTTGGACTTCTAACGGTTCCCGGCCAGCCGTTAGAGAGCCCCCACTCTCAGCCCCCACAGGACCATTCACAAAGCCCCAGTAGCCCAGAGAAGAGCCCAGGAACCCACTGGGGGCCCGGCACTAGCCCATACAGGATGTCCACACAGTTTCCCAACAAAGCCTCAAGCTGGGAGGCTGGCCCCATTGCATGCAGGAGGAGGCAGATCTGGGAGGTGAAATGCTCTGCTCCCAGGTCCGTGGTGGGAGGGCAGAGGATCATAAGAGTTGGTGGGGAGCAGTGTGTTTGGGGGCTCCAAGAGGGAACTCTAGGGTTTCCTTTTTGGTTTCTAGCTCTAGTCTGAGTGTCCCAAGTCCCCAGAACAGTGCTGGCACCGTCCCCGCCAGGTTGGTAGGTACTCAGTCACATTTGTCACATTTGTCGAATGAATGACTAGGAATTTGTGAGCACACATGTCCTAGTCACAAGTCCTAGTCAGTGCTGCAGAATCAGGTCCGTGGCCCACATCCAGAGGTTGGGCAAAATCAGTGTTCCTCTCAGTGgacatgaaaaatacactaaattcatttaatcaggtttttttttttttttttttgcatgcaaACTATAGGCCAAGAACTGTAGTAGGCACTGGGCATATACTGCTTAATACAACATAGGCCTTGTTCATGGAGTTTATGACCcagagatggatggatgaaaagaaaaaatggacagATGtacaataaagtaaataaagcaaaatgttaattTATAGAAACTAGGAGGTAGATACATGAATATTTACTGTCTAATAAATTATTGATTATTCTGTTTGggaatttttataattaaaggttataaaagaaaaaattgatagaCTCATACCTCCAAAATATACctatttgtttataaattaaatgtgtaCTCTTTACATCATAAAACacaattttgaaagaatgaaaaaaataaagtctaaaaagtgagaaaaatggcTAAACAAACATATTAATGTGTAATTACAAATCATGAAATATTCAGTGAAGAAATGAACAGAGTGAATTATATGAGTGAACCCCTGGCTATTGGCTTAGACATTGACTTTGAAAGCCTTAGAATAGGAATCAAATCCATGCattctctctgcatctctgtccCCTCATCTGTGCTGGGGAATCTTCACTGGTAAGAGATTCAAATGGAATAATAAATACTGTAAACTATGAAGTGCTGGTCTAGGGATCTCTCAACATGTAACTGTGACTAATAAAATCTCGATATGTAAATATGAGGAAAGCTTGATCCTAGAAATAATCCTTGTATATGATGGCTGCGTGTGTGTGGTTATTCTCTTAGGATAAATTGCTGGAAGTAGAATTGATGGATCAAAGGGTCTTAATATTTCTGATATTCTACGAAGAGTTCTCTGAGCTAAGACCCTGCGCCTCAGTTTCTCACTTGTATGTCCCCTGCAGTTTTCAGGAAAGTGGACTCCCTCTCAGAAGACATCTCACTGGCCCAGGCCATGTATGACAAGAAGCTCGTGTCTATGCAGGAGAATCTCCAAGGGTTGGGTGAGTGTCCAGTGTCCAGATACGCCAATGACTATGACAGAAGGCCAGTATTatttggggtggggtgagggctcCCCCCAGGCCACAATGCCCCGGAGCAAGGAAGCCTTCACCAAACTTCTAAGCACAAAGGAAAGATAGTCATGGCTCCCTGTCGCCCTGTCCAGCTGGAGAACCATCCAGCCAGTGAAGGCTGCTTCCTCTGGACACAACCAGGAATGGGGCTGGGGATTCTGTGTGGTACCCAGAGCctccagacagaaaaagaaagccaaagaCAGTCCACTCCCCAATATCCTCACGTACCTGAAATTACTTTTAAGGCCTTCCAAATACCCTTGACAAGTTGGTCATTTCCTCATCACTGCCTTAAAATTTACACAACTGATCTCTTTATCACCTGCTTTAACAAGGGACATTGTCACTCTCAGAGTGAGACAAAAGGAGCCATGACAGAAGGGTTTACAGGCAGTCTACTTGGTGGAAAGAGAAGGTCCTGTTCTGCCACTAATTAGCTGAGTGACGTTTGGCAAgtcactcctctgagcctcatttctcATCAGTCACGGGGAGAAAAATCCCTGTACTTTCTTCTCCACACTCTTGGGAGACgatcaaataaaacaaatataaaaatattgggagaaacttaaaaaataaaatgtaaataggaGGTTTCTGGCAACCTCAGAAAAATTTTGAAGATACAGTATCAAAAATTTGGTATTAAGATGGAGACAATGTCCAAAATCCTACATTTCGGGTCAGAGTAAAGACTTTCGGTAGCAGTAAGATTGCATAGAGATGGCAAGGCTTTTCCAAAGAGGATTTCATAGCAGGTCttaggaaaggaagagggatAGGAAAGCCACTTACCAATTCACTATGCtctgaaatattaaatttaaagaaGCAGCCTTTGTTCCATGATCCTTCAGCAACTCAACATGTTGTCACTTTCCCCCAAAGATCTGAAAGCCCCAAACAACTGCTCTTTCTGCCATGAGGCAGAGCAGCTGGGGCAAGAGATCAGAAAActgcaggaggagctggagggaaTTCAGAAGATGCTTCTGGCTCAGGAGGTCCAGCTGGACCAGACCTCCCACACCCATGAACTGCTCTCCACCACCAGCAGTCAAATTTCCCAGGAGATGGGCAGTTGTTCCTTCTCCATCCATCAGGTCAACCAGTCTCTGGGGCTCTTCCTGGCCCAAATGAGAGGCTGGCAGGCCACCACAGCTGGCCTGGACCTCTCTCTGAAGGACCTCACCCAGGAGTGTTACGACGTCAAGGCTGCTGTACACCAGATCAACTTCACCGTGGGGCAGACTTCGGACTGGATCCATGGGATCCGGCGGAAGACGGATGAGGAGACCCTGACCCTCCAGAAGATGGTCACTGACTGGCAGAACTACACGCGGCTCTTCAGCAGCCTGCGCACCACCTCGGCCAAGACCGGAGAAGTGGTCAAGAACATCCAGGCCACCCTGGGGGCGTCGTCCCAGCGCATCAGCCAGAATTCCGAGAGCATGCACGACCTGGTGCTGCAGGTCATGAGCTTGCAGCTGCAGCTGGATAACATCTCGTCCTTCCTGGACGACCACGAGGAGAACATGCACGACCTGCAGTACCACACGCGCTACGCCCAGAACCGCACAGTGGAGAGGTTCGAGACACTGGAAGGACGCATGGCATCCCATGAGATCGAGATCGGCACCATCTTCACCAACATCAATGCCACCGACAGCCACGTGCACAGCATGCTCAAGTACCTGGACGACGTGCGGCTCTCCTGCACGCTGGGCTTCCACACCCACGCCGAGGAGCTCTACTACCTGAACAAGACCGTGTCCCTCATGCTGGCCACCACCGACCTGCTCCGGGAGCGCTTCAGCCTGCTCAGCACCCGGCTGGACTTCAACGTCCGCAACCTCTCCATGATCGTGGAGGAGATGAAGGCCGTGGACACGCAGCATGGGGAAATCCTTCGCAATGTCACCATCCTACGAGGTGAGAGCCAGATCTGGGCCGGGCTGCCAGGGAGCTCCCAGAGGGCCTGGATGATCTTGTGAGGCACAGAAGGACCTGGTTTGGGCAAAAATCCTAATGGGCTGATGCAATCCTGTAGCAAACGCCCGGGGTACCTGGCAGCTTTACTTGCAATCTCTTTTGTAAAGGTGTTATGGCTCTTAGCCCTGACTTACTTGCTTAATGTGCTAATCtggattttgggggggggggcggtagttaaggttattatttatttattttttccccctaacggaggtactggggattgaactcaggacttttgtgcatgctaagcacatgctctaccactgagctatactctccccgcCTAAATTTGGATTTTTATATGTGGATTTGTTTAATTGGGGCCACATAGAGAAACAGGCAGAGTTTATGTTTGGGAAACTCTAGTTCCTCgtgttttctccctttccaccCCCTCTTTGATGTCTTCAACCATCTGCCCCTCAGATGCCTGTCACTCTGATGCCCTCATTTCCTCCCATCTTACCCCCACATTAATCAGGGTTCTCTAGAGGAataggggagagaaagagagagactatAAGGAATTGAATCATGTGATTGTGGGGCTGGTAAATCCAAAATCTGCTCAGCTGATGTCCAGTTCAAGTTCGTAGGCTGGAAGCTGCTGTAGAATGAGGAAGGGACAATGTGTTAATTCAAAGGCTGTCGGGCAAGGGTATGCTCTGTTACTCAGGGAAGGGTCAGCCTTTGGTTCTATTCAGGCTTCAACTGATTaaatgaggcccacccatatttTTGACAGAAGCATTACATGCAGGGAAGGCAAATTCATATCAAGAGTCAGTGTCCAAACCAAAAAGACCAAAACACTGCCCCTTGCATGATGGACATGGTCCAGTGTAATCAACCTGCCACCAGCTAGCTGGCTGATCACTCTAAGGAGTGGTGCCATATCAGTAATTCTCTGTTGGTCTCTGCTGTTGGCAGGTTGGGCACTCAGCAATGGCTATAGCCAGGTCAGCCTTGGTGACTGGAAGTCTATGTTGCTGACCCCATGTATAAACTCCATCCCTGCTACCACGGCCACTTTGTTCATGAGCCCATTGGGCAATGACAGTGGTGGGTGGAGGAAAAACCTGACTGGAATCCAATATTCCTCCTAGTCACTCGATTATTAAAATCCTCCTCTGCTGATTTCACCCTTTGATGAGTATCCACATAGGATGCCATGTGAAGGACCTCAGCTAAAACTCCATTGATCACTGGCCCTCCATATGTCCCTACTCTGACTGGTGGATGACAGTGATGGTTGGGTCTCCAGGAATCAGTGTCAGTTCAGAGCTTGTGTCCAGTGGTGCCTGAAAGTTCTAATTATTTCCTCTTGCTCAGTGCACAGTTATCTTGGCAAAAGGCCATAGGTCCCTTCAGGGAAGGCTGGGAGAATGATTAACAATAAATGTTGTAGGCAGTGTATGAGGGTCCTTCCTCAAGGGGACCTGGTCTCCCCTTCATTCAAGGACTTCTGGGTCTGTAAACTGGCTCAAGTTGAAGAATTGCTTGAGGGTTCATGactctctgtttttatgattCAGATCAGATTCTGCTCACTTGACCTAGGAATTTTCTTCTTACACAGAACAAGTAGGCGTTAGTAGGCTTCTGatctatttcacttctaggaacaCCAGGCTCACAAGCCAATGCCAGGTCTGCAAATGTTCTGATTGCTGCTTTGGCCCTGCTGTCCATCACAGGAGCGACACCCTCCTTGCCTTTGTTAGTTGAGTGTCATCACTTGGCTTCCACCACCCATGATCCAATTACTCTCAGTGTGGTTAGGTTTCCCAATTCTGTGACTGCTGTTCCCATGTAAGGTCTGGCCTCCAGAGAAGAGCCAGGGGTGCCAGCGCTTTCCtctcaaatttatttctcatagtcaTGGTGAAGGCGTGTCTCTGGACCTTCCCAGGGTGGGCGAGTGGGTCTCCAGTGACAAATCCACTCTAACATTCCAACCTCCCTCGGTCATCAAATCTCTTTCTCTACCTAAACCAAGGCATATCTGGCATTTCTGCTTCACTCACTGTGCATCATTTTTTTGTCCATGTTTCAGCCATCCAACAAAATGAACTGGTAGAGCCCTTTCTGACTCTCTGAGATGCAAAGTTAGATGCAGAATTCCTGCCTAGTGAGCCCAGAGCAATGGAGGCTGCACAATCTGACTTTACGTTCCTTCCACCATCATCCCACCCGCTTCATACCCACTCCCACACGTTGCTCAGATTTCCATCTGCAAGAATCAGGAAACGTGGAGTGCAGCACACCTCCTCATAGGTCACACTTTGTATGTCGCTTTTAGGGCTGCTGCAACTTGAATCCAGTTATAGGTCTAGAAGCAAAGAGGGGGGCCGGGGGGCCCCTGAGGGGAACTAGCATTGTCTTGCTTGTCAGCTGCTTTGCAGGGGCTGTTACCCTTTCCTCGGGCAATACAGGGTTAATCCCCTGGGACAGGGGTGAAGAGGCCACTTTTACTGGGGACAGAGAGACTGCTGCCGCTAGCAGAGAAGACATCAGAATTAGGGGTTCAAAGTCCCCAGCTCCATCGGGGTCTTCCCACACATCCCCATTCCAACTTTCAGTCCCAGTCCATGTCCCCACTTGAACAGTAGACACCTGTGAGACTGGGCGTTGAACTCACATTGTAATTCAGCCAGTCCCTGGAGGAGATTGTGGGTCTTATTTTCAGCAGCCTCAGCCCTGTGGCTGCAGAGAGAAAGGTCTCTTGCAGGTCAGACAGAGAAGCTGTCGGGTCACTGATGGGGCCTTTGAACTGGGAATTCTAATCCCTGAGCtcatccttttcttcccccacttTGACCAGTAACATTAGGAACAACCAGCCAATCTCATTATACTCGCtattttgacaaaaatatttaaaagcatcaTATGCATGGTTACCTAGACCCTTGCTTAGGCATCTCCGTTCCTTTGCTCTGCTGCCATGGACCATCAGGCTGTTTTTACTGCTGGGTATAGAGTCATTAGCATCTTTCAATTTAATCATATTAGAAAGCCTGTTCCAGAAAGCCCTGACCAATTTAGAAAACTCATCTTTCAAATTCTGTTCACCTAGAATCACTCttggtaccaaaatctgtattaatCAGGGTTCTCCTGAGAAACAGAGCCAGCCAACAGGATATATACATATCTCCTATGTCCATTAAGATCTCTGGAGAGAGACCTTGATTTGTTATAAGAAGTTGGTGCTCACAGATATAAAAGCCagcaagtcccaagatctgcagggtgAATCAGCAAGCAGAAGATCCAGGAGAGATGATAGTTTAattccagtctgagtccaaaagtctgagacccaggagagctgatgtgGTTGCAGCCTGAAGGCTGGCAGCCTCAAGACCCAGAAAGAGCTGATGTTTTAGTTCGAATCCAAAGACAGGAGAAGGCTGATGTCTCAGTTTGAAACAGTCAGACAGGAGGAGTTCTCTTTTAGTCAGCCTTTTTGTACttttcaggccttcaactgattggatgaggcccactcacacTGGGGAGAGCAATTTACTTTACTTGgtccaccaattcaaatgctaatctcatccaaaacACCCTCACAGGCACAATCAGAATGTTTGAAcaatgtcaactgaaaaaaaaaaaaaaaagcacaatctaaaagctgagaattacattttatttggcagacatatTGAGGACTTAAgtccaggagacagcctctcagaaagTTCTGAGGGATGCTCCaaggaggtaagggaggagcctgGATATACAGGAGATTTTTGCAAAAAAGAATCTAGGTCATTGAATATCAAAAGATTATTGCTAATTAAAGACAAAtaagacatctcaagttaatgaatgtAGCACTTTTCTGTATATGAacgatgcaagagtctgggctcaatgaaattattcctttgatatgcaccttaactatctcGGGCCAGTattctgggtttgtttgtttttccccattCTGAATCCTCTCGGGTGTCCATCAGGGATGGCTGCAGGTgactgatggcttgatggccacatCTTTTGTTTACTGCTATGGCAGGTGACAGTCTTTGTCCAAGCCAAATATCTGGGCaaccagtcaagctgacacataataTGAACCATCAGAGGTGATGTCTGAACTGAGGCCTGAGGTGGGGGAGTAGGTCAGGGTCGGCAAGGATGAGCATAGGAGCTCCAGATGCAGGAGCAAACGTGCAAAGACCCTGAGCACAGGCATCGTCTCCTTTAATTTCCATCATCCCTGAAACTGTGAACCCAGAAAGCACCAGGGGAAgaatcacacagccagcaaggaagGGACACACGACTCAGATTCAAGGCAGTTCCGATCCGAAGTTTCAGGCTGTTTTGAGTGGCCTTCCCCTCCAAAGTCACATAAAACCCCATCCTTCTAAAAGCCCCTGAGCAAACGAGAGAGCCTTCTGCTGTTTGCTGTCTGTTGTTTCTGCAGGTACTCCTGTCTCCTGCCCACCCATGTCCCCAGTGAGGGACGGACCTCTCCTGCCCTTGGGGCAGCTCCACCTCCAGTTTACCCTCAGATCCCATTTCCGAGGTGGGTTAGTTGGCCCACACTTCCAATTCACTTGAAAAGCTCCATGGCTTCTGCGCACCAGTGCTTCATTCTGAAATAAACACCATCTTAGCCAGCCCGGGCTGCTGTAACCcagtaccacagactgggggatTTCACACAACAGAAATCTgctctctcacagctctggaggctggacatgTCActagggttggttccttctgaggtcTGTAAGGAAAGGATCTGTTCCAGGTCTTGCCTTGTAGACAGCCATCATCTCCCCGTGTCTCTTGATATCATCTTCCCTTGGTGCATGTCTCTCTCCATCCACAtgtc includes the following:
- the SCARA3 gene encoding scavenger receptor class A member 3, coding for MKVRSATGDGDALCVTEEELAGDDEDMPSFPCTQEGRPGPRCSRCQKNLSLHTSVRILYLFLALLLVAVAVLASLVFRKVDSLSEDISLAQAMYDKKLVSMQENLQGLDLKAPNNCSFCHEAEQLGQEIRKLQEELEGIQKMLLAQEVQLDQTSHTHELLSTTSSQISQEMGSCSFSIHQVNQSLGLFLAQMRGWQATTAGLDLSLKDLTQECYDVKAAVHQINFTVGQTSDWIHGIRRKTDEETLTLQKMVTDWQNYTRLFSSLRTTSAKTGEVVKNIQATLGASSQRISQNSESMHDLVLQVMSLQLQLDNISSFLDDHEENMHDLQYHTRYAQNRTVERFETLEGRMASHEIEIGTIFTNINATDSHVHSMLKYLDDVRLSCTLGFHTHAEELYYLNKTVSLMLATTDLLRERFSLLSTRLDFNVRNLSMIVEEMKAVDTQHGEILRNVTILRGAPGPPGPRGLKGDVGVKGPVGGRGPKGDPGSLGPPGPQGPQGQPGDTGPVGERGPVGLRGFPGLKGSKGSLGAGGPRGQPGPKGDVGPPGPEGPPGSPGPEGPQGKPGIAGKTGSPGQRGPTGPKGEPGIQGPPGLPGPPGPPGSQSRY